One window of the Eschrichtius robustus isolate mEscRob2 chromosome 13, mEscRob2.pri, whole genome shotgun sequence genome contains the following:
- the MFAP5 gene encoding microfibrillar-associated protein 5 isoform X2, with amino-acid sequence MLLLGPKVVLFLTALIIPSDDVTPVTPETFTEDPNLVNDPATDETVLADIKPPTDDLASPDKNTTTECRDEKFACTRLYSVHRPVKQCIHQLCFTSLRRMYIINNEVCSRLVCKEHEVMKDELCRQMAGLPPRRLRRSSYFRLPPCDDVNLQRPSGL; translated from the exons ATGCTGCTTTTGGGACCCAAAGTGGTGCTGTTTCTCACTGCACTCATCATTCCCTCTG ATGATGTGACTCCAGTGACTCCAGAGACATTCACAGAAGATCCTA ACCTGGTGAATGATCCTGCTACAGATGAAACAG TTCTGGCCGATATCAAGCCTCCCACAGATGACCTGG CCTCGCCCGATAAAAATACCACCACAG AGTGCCGGGATGAGAAATTTGCCTGCACAAGACTCTACTCTGTGCATCGGCCAGTTAAGCAATGCATCCATCAATTATGCTTTACCAG TTTACGGCGTATGTACATCATCAACAATGAGGTCTGCTCCCGTCTTGTCTGTAAAGAGCATGAAGTCATGAAAG ATGAACTGTGCCGTCAGATGGCTGGTCTACCCCCAAGGCGACTCCGTCGCTCCAGCTATTTCCGCCTTCCTCCCTGTGATGATGTGAACTTGCAGAGACCCAGTGGTCTGTGA
- the MFAP5 gene encoding microfibrillar-associated protein 5 isoform X1, translated as MLLLGPKVVLFLTALIIPSDWTPLGVSSQRGDDVTPVTPETFTEDPNLVNDPATDETVLADIKPPTDDLASPDKNTTTECRDEKFACTRLYSVHRPVKQCIHQLCFTSLRRMYIINNEVCSRLVCKEHEVMKDELCRQMAGLPPRRLRRSSYFRLPPCDDVNLQRPSGL; from the exons ATGCTGCTTTTGGGACCCAAAGTGGTGCTGTTTCTCACTGCACTCATCATTCCCTCTG ACTGGACACCCCTAGGGGTCAGCAGCCAAAGAGGAG ATGATGTGACTCCAGTGACTCCAGAGACATTCACAGAAGATCCTA ACCTGGTGAATGATCCTGCTACAGATGAAACAG TTCTGGCCGATATCAAGCCTCCCACAGATGACCTGG CCTCGCCCGATAAAAATACCACCACAG AGTGCCGGGATGAGAAATTTGCCTGCACAAGACTCTACTCTGTGCATCGGCCAGTTAAGCAATGCATCCATCAATTATGCTTTACCAG TTTACGGCGTATGTACATCATCAACAATGAGGTCTGCTCCCGTCTTGTCTGTAAAGAGCATGAAGTCATGAAAG ATGAACTGTGCCGTCAGATGGCTGGTCTACCCCCAAGGCGACTCCGTCGCTCCAGCTATTTCCGCCTTCCTCCCTGTGATGATGTGAACTTGCAGAGACCCAGTGGTCTGTGA